Within the Ensifer adhaerens genome, the region GAAAACAGCGCTTGCTCACGGGAGAAAGGAACGAAAGGCGCGCAAATAGCGCTGCGCTAGAGTGGCGTAAGGCGTAATGCCTCTCGAGCTTGTCAGCAAGCGGGGTGGCTATTGATGGCAATCCTCAAAAACAGTCCCAAGGCGAGGTGTCGGTTCTGTCTGAATGGATATTGTCGGCCGCGCACTTTTTGCGTATATCCTCAATTTCAACGATTCAAGGATTGTTGAAATATGGATGAGCGTCAAGCCCTCGCGTCCTTCGCCGCACTCTCCCAGGAAACCAGGCTGGCCATCGTCAGAACGCTGGTGGTCGCGGGCCCGGATGGGCTCGCCGCCGGCGCGATCGCCGAGCGCATGGGCGTCTCCCCATCGAACGTGTCATTTCACCTCAAGGAGTTGGACCGCTCCGGCTTGATCTCACAGCGTCGGGCGTCGCGTTCGATTGTTTACAGCGCAAGCCACGACACACTTGCCGACCTCCTGACCTTCCTGATGGAGGATTGCTGCGCAGGACATCCGGGCATCCGTGGATCGGTAGAACGGTCGACGGGATGCTGCCCGTCCGAAGCGTAGGCCACCGAGGAAACCGGCATTGCACACGATCAAGGTTCCAGCAGGTATCGTCTGCGCACTCGGTGTCACGCAGATCGTCGGCTACGGCACTCTCTACTACTCCTTCAGCATCCTGGCACCTGGGATGGCCAACGACCTGGGCATCAGCCTGGAACAGGTCTTTGCCGTCTTTTCGCTCTCCTTGTTCATCGGCGGCCTGTCGGCTCCGTTCATCGGAAGGTACATGGACAGGATCGGCGCTGCGGCCGTCATGACGATAGGCTCCATGCTTTCCGCCGGCACTTTGGCGCTGTGTGCCTGGTCACCGTCGGTCGCAATCTTCGCGCTCGCGATAGTCCTCCTCGAAATTTCTTCGGGCATGGTCCAGTACCAGGCCGCCTTTGCGACGTTGGTTGAGAGCGAACCCCGTTCGGCCTCGCGCAGCATCACGTATCTGACCTTGATCGGCGGCTTTGCATCCACGATCTTCTGGCCGATCGCCGCGGTCCTGACCGGATACCTGTCATGGCGGGAAATCTACCTGGCATTTGCAGCGCTGAACCTTATCGTCTGCATGCCGCTTCACTGCTGGATCATGCTCTGTGCAAGAGCGAGTTCCAAGCAGGAGGGAGCAAGACCCCGCGAGGTCGTCATCGGCGCGCTCGAACCTGAGGCGCGTCGCCGCGGTATGCTCCTGGTGTCCTTAGCCTTCTCGCTTTCGGGTTTCACACTCGCCGCGATCCTTGCGCACATGGTGCCGATGCTCGGCAGGATCGGACTTGGTAGCGCGGCAGTGGTGATCGGTTCGCTGTTCGGTCCGGCACAGGTCATGAGCCGTCTGATCAACATGGTCTTCGGAAAGAGCTTGTCGCCGCCTGCGTTGGCGATTGTCTCCGCGGCGCTGATGGTCGTCGGTGCGGTGATACTCGGGTTGTCGCGTGATTGGCTGCCTGGTGCCGTGGCTTTCGCCATCTGTCTCGGCCTTGGGTCGGGGATCAACAGCATCGCTCAAGGGAGCCTGCCGCTCTATCTTTTCGGGTCAGCGGGCTATGGCGCTATCACGGGCAAGATGGCTGCCGCAAGGTTGGCGACTGGCGCGGCCGCCCCGTTTGCTTTCGCGGCCGCGATGACCCAGTTCGGGACCGCCATATCCCTTTTCGTCATCGCCGCGCTGGGTACGCTCGGAATCCTGGCGTTCGTCGCTGTCGCCTCATCGGTGCGTCGCGACAGCGTTGCCTGATGACGGACGAACGTTCGGCCCCGTGGCCTCAGGCGATGGACCATCCGCCGTCCACCAGCAGGTTCGCGCCGGTGATCATGCTCGCAGCCGGCGATGCAAGGAAGACTACGGCACCCACCACATCATCGGTTTCCCCGATCCGGCCGAGTGGAATGTGATCGACCGTCGCTTGGCGATTTTTGGCATCGGCTAGAAACGGTGCTGTACCATCCGTGTGGATGAACGTCGGCGATACGGTGTTTACGGTGACATTATAGCGTGCCCATTCGGCTGCAAGACAGCGCGTGAGGTGATTAATTGCCGCCTTGCTCATGCAATAGATTGTCTCTCCGCGCAGTGCGACCGTACCGGCCTGTGAGCTGATACTGATGATCCGGCCCCCATTTCGCGCGATCATGTGACGGCCCACTGCCTGTGTCATCAGGAAGGTGCCCTTGATGTTGACATCGAGTATCTCGTCAAGGTCCTTTTCCTCAACGAGTTCCGCGAGATTGCCCGGGGCCACGCCGACATTGTTGACGAGAACATCGATCCGACCGAATGCAGAAACCGCCGCGTCGACGGCTTGTGCGATATGGGCCTTCTTGGGAATATCCAGTTCTACGGGGAGAACCTTTCGT harbors:
- a CDS encoding SDR family NAD(P)-dependent oxidoreductase → MGKSAPDFSLEGKVTMVTGASRGIGRACALACAAAGSDIVLGVRDVAASAGLIAELEGAGRKVLPVELDIPKKAHIAQAVDAAVSAFGRIDVLVNNVGVAPGNLAELVEEKDLDEILDVNIKGTFLMTQAVGRHMIARNGGRIISISSQAGTVALRGETIYCMSKAAINHLTRCLAAEWARYNVTVNTVSPTFIHTDGTAPFLADAKNRQATVDHIPLGRIGETDDVVGAVVFLASPAASMITGANLLVDGGWSIA
- a CDS encoding ArsR/SmtB family transcription factor, which translates into the protein MDERQALASFAALSQETRLAIVRTLVVAGPDGLAAGAIAERMGVSPSNVSFHLKELDRSGLISQRRASRSIVYSASHDTLADLLTFLMEDCCAGHPGIRGSVERSTGCCPSEA
- the arsK gene encoding arsenite efflux MFS transporter ArsK, with the translated sequence MHTIKVPAGIVCALGVTQIVGYGTLYYSFSILAPGMANDLGISLEQVFAVFSLSLFIGGLSAPFIGRYMDRIGAAAVMTIGSMLSAGTLALCAWSPSVAIFALAIVLLEISSGMVQYQAAFATLVESEPRSASRSITYLTLIGGFASTIFWPIAAVLTGYLSWREIYLAFAALNLIVCMPLHCWIMLCARASSKQEGARPREVVIGALEPEARRRGMLLVSLAFSLSGFTLAAILAHMVPMLGRIGLGSAAVVIGSLFGPAQVMSRLINMVFGKSLSPPALAIVSAALMVVGAVILGLSRDWLPGAVAFAICLGLGSGINSIAQGSLPLYLFGSAGYGAITGKMAAARLATGAAAPFAFAAAMTQFGTAISLFVIAALGTLGILAFVAVASSVRRDSVA